The DNA region AACATTTACCATCACTAACAATTAGTTATGTTCCCTAGTTATGAAATAGAGCTTTGCTGATTATCATATCTGAATCAACTAACAGTGAAGAGAATTAgcttaaaatatttaacattgtaCAGAATGATATCTGAGCGACGAAAACGACCGCTGTTTGTAAAAGATATCCTAATATTACTTTTATTCGCACTTAAATTTTCAATACCTGCGACCTGATAGATATTTCGTAATAACATTGAAAGTGCATATTTTGCTAATACAATATATTTTGTATGGTGGATAACTCACTAGTTCTGTGGGTCCATGTATAGTTAACTTCTTAACTCCTGCGGCCTTTGCAGTCAATGCCACACCTCAAAATATGTACAACTAGCATTTGTACTAACCTAGTAATCCAGAAGTGCAATCCCAAGACATACGCGTAAGAAAGACATGTTGTATGCGCGAAGTTTTCATTCTAATATTAAGTAAACTAAGAGCATCATTACCGATATTCTGCCAAGACTCTTTGCGTTGACTCACCACAGTTGACCAAATAACGACATACCCCTGTGTCAATGAGCATCGATTTCGAGGAACCAGCACGTCCATTGCCAACAACGGTTAATGATATGGAGTGTGGTGGTGGAATCATCTTATCTCCAGGGCGTTTATGTTTTAGGAACCGTTTAGGTGTTGTTACTAAACGTACGTAGCACAAGGAGGAACGCAGCATTCACTGTCACTGCAAGCCTCAATAAAGTTACCTGTAGCCTTGAAAACGTGTTAGGAAAAGAGATGCTTGTAGCTAGAACAAAAATATCAGACGAAAATCAATAGATTTACAAACACGTTTTGGATTTAGTGGTTTAAGTGCAGCGTCGCCACCTAGTTAGAATGGTACGTCCACAGACATACCTGGTAAGCCACGTTAGAAAAGTAGCGCACCTTTTGATAATACCCCCGAATTACCTCAATGCCATCATCCTAATGTCCAATATTCACAAGCTTGTATTAACTGGTTGATTTATTTTCGCTTGGTAGTTATTCATGAATTGATATATCTTTCAGTTTGTGTTTGCTTCAGGGACGCAAAACTTTTGGATACCGGCAGCTTTCGCGTCCATTTTAGAAACAATGGACAGAGAATTTAAATGCTAGGAGGATACGATTGCTtcgataaataaataactaggtTAATGCAGATAGTATGAGGAGACTGAAATGTAGAAATAAGAGGGAAAACGCGGATGACAATAAAATGGACAGGAATAACTGAGTGTTATGTGATGATGATAGCAGTAGTTAAATTATAAGAACTTCATTAGATAAAGCTGATCCATGCTAGAGATGTTAATCCGCTCATTCAATGTCTTCTTGAAGCTGTACACTGAGAGTGATGTGGTTAGTTTGGCTTAGAAGGCATTATAAGTAGAACAGCTCCTCATGAGAAAAGGTGTGGGAGTACCCTGGTTTTGTTCTTTGATGTGTGATCTTCCAGGTGTCTCTTTGAGGAACATGATGGAGCTGTATTTTTTTAGACAGTGTCGTATACAATTCTAGGGTGATTGAGCTCAGTTGTATTCGCACAAAAGTCAAGAGTTACACCTACTTTGTTTAGATCCCCGATATAGTTTGAGCTGGTATCCAAGGTCTCTATGATGACTAGCCCTATATCTCACTCTGATGAGACAATCGAGAGCTGGCTTCCATGGAGGTCATATGTTGTTTTATCAAATGGGGTAGAATGTTCATGACATGATATTTCGACATGTTTTGTTTTAACCCATTGTCTATTACTCATTTCTCTCATGTTGTGGGATTTTCGGCCAGCTGTTTATATGTAATACTCATGTTCTGGAAGAGTGAATACTATATTCAAAGTCGGAAAGGTCTCAAAGTCTTGATTGCTCTAGGCCTTATATTTTGACCAAATGGCTTTGAAACCATGGTCACCTGTTGCATAGAAGTGTGTGAATGCTTACACTTCACGACTAATGATGACTAGGAGGTCAATGTATAGCTGTCAAACAATATCCACCGCAAATGCATATGTACCGTGACCAATATGCATCATAGTCCAGATGAAAGTATTTATCAGCTACTACCGAATTGTAAACCTATCATCtctataattcattttaaagcTCTCAACCATCCATTTCACCTCGCACCACTTATCATATCTTGGTATCATCAGCATATAAAAAGATCATGGTGGTAAGGGACTAGCAAAGCCATTTACATGCATTAGAAATTTGGTTTCCGATGGCTATATTAATGAACGATCGTGTACCTGATTGATCATATTCGCATTGACTGAGTGAATCAACCCCTTCAGGGTAGGTGGTTCGTTTCCTATTCTTAAAGATGTTTCATTATTTTGTGCAGATTTTTTCTTATGGTTAAATGCTGAATTCAGGGATTAATCGATTGTTATATTGATGTCTTTTTAGAATAAAACACCTTTCAAAGCCTTGATCACAACAGAGGTCTTTATAAGTGTCTACCAGGAAACATGAGCCCGAGACATCGGAGGACAGTCAATTTTTCGCCATCATGACAAGTGAAGGGTTGTTTGGAAGTACCAGTGTGTGTACATGGGTTAAGTCATTTAGTACAGAGCCAGCATTGGTCAATAGTAGTGTCACTTACGGTGATAATGTAGTGGCATAGGGCCCTGACCATACAATCCTAAACGCTGAACACGAGGCGACTGGGAAaacagatattcaacatttgagGCGGGTAAAAAACTAACGATGAGGAAGGCGAGTGGAAAAATTGAAAGAATCTAAATgaatcgaatggcatggctcggcctcgAAGACGTGATCATTTTTGTGTAGCCTATaccttttattcatattgaacatattgttctatctctagcctaagtgtGTTCTCCACCATACACTGGTGAATATTACGCTACGATGAGTCGGTGTATaaaatgatgtgacttccacgtaagatcttatatattaggcagttacatcacgacaaatctacaagttcgggattaggtctattattagagcagtactattAACGAAATAATCTGTAATCCTACAAGTATTCATTTAGTAGAGTGGCAGGGTGTAGATCTAAAGGGATTTCCGTTTTGTTATAGGGAGAGAGGGAGGAAGTAGGAGTATATGCTTCATATTCTTGTTCGTTTGGTTTGTTATCGACAGGGCTAGTGAAAGGGAAGTAGTAAGAAGGTGGTATGGTGaaagaataaacatttttaGGGGTAAAAGGCGAAGTAGAGTGGGTTGTATGGATAAGTGATTTATTTGAAAAGTCGTTAGAATGGTCCGACAAGAAGCTATCAGGACTAGTGAATTTGTTGGTGAAGTGATGTTTATCGCTCCGTATTTAGACAGAGTATATAGAGGATAGTCCTAAAACAGTGGGAAAATCACGCTCAACAGTTTTAGGCAACAAAGAAAGAATGTTGAGGGGAAGAAAACTAAAGACGTATGGGGTGGTGTTTGTGTCGATGTGGTGAGAATCAGAGATTGTATTAGATAGTTTACCTCATTAGGCACGTACCCAGATAGATCAGCATTGTAATGATTTTGTGTGCTAAGGAGCAGCCTATCCTCGGCGTGGGCAATCAAAGGCGTTGTATGTTTTGGGTTAAAAATGAGGAATCTCCTGAAACTATAGTTAGGAGGCGTTCATGTAGTATATAGTAGTTTCCTGATGCTTAAAACTATTAAAGTACACCCTAAACCATTTCCCAGTGCCGTGAGAAGGCAAGGTCGTGGACAGACTTGGCGGCGTACCCGAGTAATTAAGTATTGCTAATCCTTTGTGTGTCTTAGGGTCTACCAATGCTGTGAACAAATTCATGTTTTGGGCTAAGGGCAATGAATTTTTTGCAGGTTTTTTCAGAGAAGTCTGTATGATCTCTGTATTTCAGTGACCGAACGGCTATAGCTTGCAGCACCATTTTTAGGAAGATACCTGTCAAGCATAGTCGTTGTGGATTTATCGGTGCCTTTGAAATAATCCTGAACGACTGTAGATGTGTAGCTGAATTGAGACTAGGAAGTAGTTGAGCGTTAGGTCCCGGGATTATGTTTGCAGCTTTTTTATGTACAGTTTCAATTTTCGAACAAGTATTAGCACACAGTGTGGCTTAGATTTTGTGATGACTGAGGAATGCTATTTGAGGGTTTTTGTGTGGTCATAATTGTGACTGTTGTCAGTGAATGGATTAGATTGGTTGatgtatatttctttgatgattcaCCTTTGGATGGATGTCCTGTCATAGATTATTCTATTTTTTTCGTAATCGAAATGCGCCGAAGTGAAAGATGACTATTAATGAAGTGATTCTCCTCTTTGGCACTAATAAACAAAAAGTAGATGAGACGGGATACTCTATTTTTGAATTTTCTTGATTTTTATGTTACACCACAAGTGTGTGACTACCTACACCCCTGTAGTAGAGTGCTTTCATATATCATACACATATCACACGCAATGACATTCTGCATATAATTACGTCTTCTTAACACTCTCGAGCATATATGGCCACTCAATTCATCGGTTCTTATAATTTCGAGATCAGAATTTTAAGGAACAACGTTTGGGCGTTTGTATGATGCCAAAGTGCTAGTTCAGGTCTAGCGTAGTCCTAGAAAGATCAGAGCACGATAAAGAACGATTAGCATGTTAATACAGCTTAATATTTTCCTCCTTGATGAAGGATTTCATCCTTTTCCAGACGCTCTATTCATCAAGTCAGAAAGTATATATTTTAGATGGCCCTgatgtaagatccaaactacggtttggactgcTGAATAGCCCTCCCggtacgttagacacgcgccctttcccgtcgaaatcaaaacaagtgatcgggtaaatagcggttctataattcatcataaatttaaatgtaaatcgttacctaaacaaatattaccactcggctattcaaccaataattgttcaatcaatcaaatctaaattacaataaataaagtagttgat from Schistosoma haematobium chromosome ZW, whole genome shotgun sequence includes:
- the ELAC2_1 gene encoding Zinc phosphodiesterase ELAC protein 2 (EggNog:ENOG410V5GT~COG:S), with translation MLRSSLCYVRLVTTPKRFLKHKRPGDKMIPPPHSISLTVVGNGRAGSSKSMLIDTGVCRYLVNCGESTQRVLAEYR